The DNA sequence ACGTCGAGGAGCACACACAACATTCGTTGCAGGCGTTCTCTCCTGCGTGGGGCAAGCTGACTCAGCTGTGGTTCGAACACCTCAGATATCCACCGGTGGTGCGCTTTTCGCCCCTCGCGTGCAACGTCGGCCAAGGCTTCGAACGTGTCGGCCTGGGCCAGCATCTTCACCGTCGACTCACCGGACTCCTCGTAGCCGGCGAGGACCGCGTCGACGATGGAGGCGACGTCGCCTGCCACTACACCGGACCGAATCTCGTTGACGCGTGGGATGAATCGCTCCGAGATGCCGGTGAGGTAAAGGTTGTCCTTCGACCCGAAATGGTTGGTGATTGTTTGTCCCGATACCCCTGCCGCGGCGGCGATGTCGGCGATCGTGACGTCGCCGTAACTGCGGTTGTTGAACAGTGCGGTTGCGGCGTCGAGGATGTGCTCGCGAGTCTGCTGGGCCGCCCTTGCGCGTGCGCCCATCCGGTAGGTCCTCTTCGATACGGTCACTACACCTACTTTGGCTTGGTGTTGACAAAAACGAATATGAGCCCATACTAGCGAATATCCGACAACCCCACCAGGGAGAAACCATGGCTCGCATACTCGCCTACACACCACCCGCGCTGGGGCACGTGTTCCCCTTGGTCCCCGGCCTGCTCGAAATGCAGCGTCGTGGCCACGAGATCCAGGTCCGCACCGCACCGGATGCAGTTGCTCATCTCCGTGCTGCGGGATTGAGTGCTGAGGCCGTCGATGAACGGATCCTCGAGGTGGAGGTCACCGACTTCCGGGCCGCCAACGACGCGGAACGACTCAGGTCGGGCCAACGCGACCTCATCGATCGCGGGCGTTTCGACGGCCCCGACCTCGACCGGACCGTTGAGCGCCTCCGGCCAGATGTACTGCTGGTCGACTGTATGGCCTACGGCGCGCAGATTCGAGCTCAAGTCAGCGGTTTACCCTGGGCGATGACCCTGCCGAGTCTGCTTCCTCTGCGCGAGAGGGGGATTCCGCCGTACGGACTCGGGTTGGCTCCTCGAGCCGGTATCACCGGCGCTGTGCGCGACGCGCTGATGTGGCCCGTCGTGGAGAAGATGTTCGGCAAGGCCATGCTGCCTGGGATCAACGAGCTGCGAAGTGCGGCCGGGCTGACGGCGCTCGCGTCCCCGCTGGATCTGTACGACCAGCCCGATGCGGTCATCTGTATGACCGGTGCCCCGTTGGAGTACGACCGCTCGCAGCTGCCGACCTCGGTGCACATGGTCGGGTTCCAACCGTGGGATCCACCGGCTGCGGCACCGGACTTCATCGATGAACCGGGCGACCCATGGATACTCGTGACCTGTTCGACCGACTATCAGGGTGATGAATCACTGGCTCGGACGGCCGTCGAAGCATTGCGGGATCAGCCGTTTCGGGTTCTGCTGACGCTCGCCGACGCCTACGAGAAGGCTGACCTACCGGACGCCCCGAACATCACAAAGGTGAAGTTTGTCCCGCACGGCCCGATCATGGGCAAGCTCGCCGCTGTTGTCACCCACTCAGGCATGGGCATCGTCGGCAAGGCCACCTGTGCCGGGGTGCCGATTGTCGCTGTTCCCTTCGGCCGCGACCAGCCCGAAATCGCACGCCGGATCACCGAAGCCGGTGTGGGAGTGTCGATACCGGCAAAAAAGCTCACCCCTCCCAAGCTGCGCCAGGCGGTGAACGCCGCCGTTGCCATGCGGCCGCGAGTCGTCGAGGTCGCCCGTGGCCTCGCCGAATCGGATCCCGCGGCCGCATTCGCCGACGCGGCGGGTGCCCTTGTGTCGACGCCGAACACAGCTCGCTGAAAGTGTCAGGTGTTGTCCGGACTGACCAGCGACGCGCGGTCTTTCCTGCGCCGGGCTCCGATCATCGACGCCGTGAACGGCAGCGCCAACACGGTGACCGCACCTGCGGTCACCAGCACCGAGGCGTTTGCTTCGGTCATCTCACCGGCCGCCACGGCAACGCCTGTCACCGCCACGATGAGGGGCAAACCGGTCGCGGAGTACAGGCCCAGTTGCGCACGCTCGGCGATGGAAAAGGGCGGTTCGGTGCCTGATTGCCCCCGATCCCATCGGGTGGCGATGAATACGGGGAGGCCGCGCACTGCGATGATCAGGAGTACCAGCACCACCAGGAGGCCGGGTTTCGAGAACACCGCCGCGATGTCGATACCCATGCCGGAGGTGATGAAGAAGATGGGGATCAGGAAGCCGAAAGCTATTCCGTCCAGCTTGGTTTCCAGTGACTCATGTCCCTCGGGCAGCAGCCGCCGCAGGATGAACCCCGCTGCGAACGCTCCCAGTACCGTGTCCAGCTCGAACTCGTAGGCCAGCACCATGAGTCCGACGAGCAAGAACATCGTCACCCGGACGGTGGTCTGGGCGGTGGTCTCCGCGCCGGCGGACACCAACTTCGTCAGCCAGGTCTGCTGCCGCAGAATGCGGTCCGACACCAGTCCGACGGCAACCGCCGCGATGGTGAACAGGATGAGGACAACGGTGGATTGGAGCGATCCGCGCGTGCCGAGCAGTACCGCCATCGCGATGACCGGCCCCACCTCTCCGAACGCGCCGTGGTTGAGGACCGTCTGTCCGAGTCGGGTGTCGAGCAGTCCGTTGTCGCGGAGGATGGGGAGCAGCGTGCCGAGCGCGGTGGAGCACAGAGCGATGGCCACTGCGCTCTCGGCGGTCAACAGGCCTGTGGCACCCAGGGCGAACGTGGCGCCGAAGGCAATCGCCAGGCAGCACATCCAGGTGTAGAAGGCTCGACGGCCCTCTCGGCCAACGAGTTCTGATGTCTTGACCTCGTATCCCGCCAGCAGGAACAGCATTCCGAGACCGAGTTCGCGAAGCATCTCGATCTCGCTGCCCTCGACGGCCCAATCGAGGGCATGCGGCCCGATCAGGATTCCGCCGACGAGCAGGAGCACAACCTCGGGTATCCGCTTGCCCGGGATCAGCCCGGCGACGAGGGGTGCGAGCACCGCGCACCCCACGATCCAGAAAAACGAGGTGACCACGGTTCCCATGTCGCGTCAGCTCTCTGCGGACGAGCCGGCGAGATCGGCGATCACCGAACGGATGGATGGTGGGATGTCGACTGGTTTGCGCGACGAGCGGTCTACGTACACATGTACAAATCGCCCGGTCGCGGCGATGGCATGGTCGCCGTTCGGGCCGCTACGGAAGATCGCCAACGCGTAGACAACGCTGCGGGTGCCGAGGCGTTCCACCGATATGCCCACCAGCAGTTGGTCCGGGAAACTCAGTTCGCGCAGGTAGTTGCACGATGTCTCGGCCACGATCCCGATGGCCGGGAGGTCACGGATGTCGGTGCCCGTGGCTGACATCAGCCAGGCGTTCACCGCGGTGTCGAAGTACGAGTAGTACGTCACGTTGTTGACGTGACCGTAGTGGTCGTTGTCGTGCCAGCGGGTCGGGATCGGCCACAGCACCGGATAGTCGTCGGGCGATGGATGCGGACCTGTGGTCACCGGCCTCGAATCTCCGTTCTCGGGGCTTGCCCTATCGTGGTCGACGTCGTCATGGGACGCCCGGTTGGCTGGTCGTCCCGGATAGAGACTACGAGGTGCCTGGTGGATCTGGGCTGTTGCCGAGCTGGAAAGGCGCGCACATGTTGATCACTGGAGCAGTTCTCGAGGAGATCGGGCGGGCGCGACCCTACGCGCAGTCCACACCTATTGCGGTGCGCGAGCTGGAGCTGCAGTCGCCCGGACCTACCGAGCTGCTCGTCCAGGTCGAGGCAGCGGGTGTCTGCCATTCCGATCTGAGTGTGGTGGACGGCAACCGGGTACGACCGGTCCCGATGCTGCTGGGTCACGAGGCAGCCGGCATCGTGCGTGAACGGGGCTCAGAGGTCGCCGACATCGAGGTCGGCGATCGCGTGGTGATGTCGTTTCTGCCGCGGTGCGAGCACTGTGAGGGTTGCGCGGCGGGCGGGCGGCTCCCATGCGTACCGGGATCGGTCGCGAACAACGCCGGCGAGATGCTCCACGGCGGCCGCCGGCTCTCGTCACCCGGTGGCGGCGGGCCGATTCACCACCATCTGGGTGTCTCGGGGTTTGCCACTCACGCGGTGGTTGATGCCGCGTCAGCCGTGTCCGTGGGCAACGACGTGCCCGCCGACATTGCCGCCGTCCTGGGTTGTGCGGTCCTCACGGGTGGGGGAGCGGTGCTCAACGCCGCCAAACCCTCACCGCAGGATTCGATCATGATCGTCGGCCTCGGCGGCGTCGGCATGGCAGCGTTGATAACCGCTGTGGCGCAGAACGTCTCGAGGATCGTCGCGGTGGACACCATGGAAGACAAGCTCGGTCTCGCCCAAGAGCTCGGCGCGCACGAGGTGTACACGCCGCAGGATGTGACGCAGCGAGGTGTGAAGGCCACGTACGTCATCGAGTGCGCCGGTAACGCCAAGGCTTTCGAGACCGCCTTTGCGGCTACGGCCCCTGGTGGAACCACCGTGACGGTGGGCCTGCCCGCTCCGGCCGCAAGGTCAAGCATCTCGCCGTTGACCATCACCGCTGAAGCTCGGACCATCGTCGGGAGTTATCTGGGATCAGCCGTGCCCAGTCGCGACATCCCCCGGTACGCACAGATGTGGCGCGAGGGGCGCCTGCCCGTCGAACAGCTCATCTCCTCGCGCATCCGGCTCGACGAGATCAACGACGCGATGGACCAGCTCGCCGACGGCAAGGCCATCCGTCAGGTGATCATGTTCGACTGACCGACCCGCCGCGTTTCCTCCGATTGCAGCGACATCCTCCGGTTGCAGTCGGAGGATGTGACTGGAGTCGGAGGGTGTGGGCGCCGGGGAGTCAGCGACGGACGCGGAAGAGCTCGGCAGGCCGTCCGGTGTCGGCTGTGGCGCGTTCGCCAGTGCCCTCCAGAGCTCCGATGAAACGACGGCGAAAAGTGTCTTTGACCAATGTGGCACCGAAGATCGCCTCGTGCAGGCGCCGCAATTCCAAGAGGGTGAACTGATCGCCGAGTAGCCGGTCGGGGTCAGGGCTGTTCGAGTAGCGAACCCGAATGTCTTGTACCGCTTGGGAAACCATGATGTTGTGGTCGAAGGTGAGGTCCTCGGAAGGTGACTCGCCGGTGATCGTCACGAGCAGCGCGTCGTCGGGAAGATGCCGGCGCATGGCTGCCGCACCGTGTGCCATCGACAAGACCCACCCGCGATCGTCCCGTGACGGGTCGTCGTACATGCCGAGTTGATGAAAGGCCAGGCCGCGAATGCCTGCCTTGGTCTGCAAGGCGCGACTCGCCGCATCGGCGAGGGTCTCACCCCGGTGCAGGAAGGTACCGGGTAGCGCCAGGCCGCGCTCGGACTTCACAACCAGCACGGCCAGCTCGTCGCCGTGCACAGTCAGAACAGCCACGTCGACGGCAACCGACGGCCGGTCGTAGTCGGTCAGAGCCTTACCTGCCGCATCGAGCCACACCATCCGTTGATGTTAGCGCACATCTGCGCTAACCTTTAGCTCAACTTTGATCTAAGGAGAAGCGATGGTTCTCGATGACCAACAGCTCGACCGGGCCCTCGGGGTCCTGCTCGGGACGGCAGCAGGAGACGCACTCGGCGCGGGCTACGAGTTCACCTACCCCGCGGCGCACACCGAGATCCGGATGAAAGGCGGCGGGACGTTCGACTGGGACCCCGGTGAGTGGACCGACGACACGTCGATGGCGATCTGCGTGACCGACGGATTGACCGATGGCCACGCCGATCTCGATGCGATCGCCAGGTCGTTTGTGCGCTGGTACGACTCCGGCCCACCTGATATCGGTACGCAGACCCGGGCGGTGTTGAGCGGCCGGTGTCGATCGGCACGCGAGATGACTGACAGGGCTGCGAGCTTGACCGGACGCACCGGTGGCAACGGTTCCCTGATGCGTACGGCGCCAGTGGCCCTGGCGTTTCTCGACGACCCCGGGGGTTGTGTGCGCACTGCGGGTGCCATCAGCGATCTCACGCATTACGACGAACGCGCACGAGAAGCGTGTCAGATGTGGAGTTGTGCAATCCGGCACGCGGTACTCACCGGGTCGCCTGACGGGGTGCGGATCTATCTTGAGCAGGCGCCTGCATCGGTCCGTGCGTATTGGGGACCGTTGCTCGACATCACCGAAAACGGTTCGCCGGCAGACTTTCCCAACAACGGTTGGGTGGTGCATGCGCTGCAGACCGCCTGGTGGGCGCTGACCAGGGCTGCCTGCGATCTGCCCGAGACATTGGAGTACTGCGTGCGTGCGGGTAACGACACCGACACCACCGCGGCCATCGCCGGCGGACTGGTGGGAGCCTGCCGAGGAGCCTCGGCGATCCCATCGGAATGGAAGTCCCTCCTCCATGGCCATCCCGGCCACACTTCGGTCGACCTCGCCGCGACCGTACGCCGGATCGTCGGTGAGGCAGCGGGTCCGACTTCACCCAACGTCGAAACGGGCGACACG is a window from the Williamsia sp. DF01-3 genome containing:
- a CDS encoding TetR/AcrR family transcriptional regulator; protein product: MTVSKRTYRMGARARAAQQTREHILDAATALFNNRSYGDVTIADIAAAAGVSGQTITNHFGSKDNLYLTGISERFIPRVNEIRSGVVAGDVASIVDAVLAGYEESGESTVKMLAQADTFEALADVAREGRKAHHRWISEVFEPQLSQLAPRRRERLQRMLCVLLDVHTWHQLRRQDGLTARAVRTEVTEGIRSMMAGSGVHLSE
- a CDS encoding glycosyltransferase, translated to MARILAYTPPALGHVFPLVPGLLEMQRRGHEIQVRTAPDAVAHLRAAGLSAEAVDERILEVEVTDFRAANDAERLRSGQRDLIDRGRFDGPDLDRTVERLRPDVLLVDCMAYGAQIRAQVSGLPWAMTLPSLLPLRERGIPPYGLGLAPRAGITGAVRDALMWPVVEKMFGKAMLPGINELRSAAGLTALASPLDLYDQPDAVICMTGAPLEYDRSQLPTSVHMVGFQPWDPPAAAPDFIDEPGDPWILVTCSTDYQGDESLARTAVEALRDQPFRVLLTLADAYEKADLPDAPNITKVKFVPHGPIMGKLAAVVTHSGMGIVGKATCAGVPIVAVPFGRDQPEIARRITEAGVGVSIPAKKLTPPKLRQAVNAAVAMRPRVVEVARGLAESDPAAAFADAAGALVSTPNTAR
- a CDS encoding cation:proton antiporter, with protein sequence MGTVVTSFFWIVGCAVLAPLVAGLIPGKRIPEVVLLLVGGILIGPHALDWAVEGSEIEMLRELGLGMLFLLAGYEVKTSELVGREGRRAFYTWMCCLAIAFGATFALGATGLLTAESAVAIALCSTALGTLLPILRDNGLLDTRLGQTVLNHGAFGEVGPVIAMAVLLGTRGSLQSTVVLILFTIAAVAVGLVSDRILRQQTWLTKLVSAGAETTAQTTVRVTMFLLVGLMVLAYEFELDTVLGAFAAGFILRRLLPEGHESLETKLDGIAFGFLIPIFFITSGMGIDIAAVFSKPGLLVVLVLLIIAVRGLPVFIATRWDRGQSGTEPPFSIAERAQLGLYSATGLPLIVAVTGVAVAAGEMTEANASVLVTAGAVTVLALPFTASMIGARRRKDRASLVSPDNT
- a CDS encoding thioesterase family protein produces the protein MTTGPHPSPDDYPVLWPIPTRWHDNDHYGHVNNVTYYSYFDTAVNAWLMSATGTDIRDLPAIGIVAETSCNYLRELSFPDQLLVGISVERLGTRSVVYALAIFRSGPNGDHAIAATGRFVHVYVDRSSRKPVDIPPSIRSVIADLAGSSAES
- a CDS encoding zinc-binding dehydrogenase — its product is MLITGAVLEEIGRARPYAQSTPIAVRELELQSPGPTELLVQVEAAGVCHSDLSVVDGNRVRPVPMLLGHEAAGIVRERGSEVADIEVGDRVVMSFLPRCEHCEGCAAGGRLPCVPGSVANNAGEMLHGGRRLSSPGGGGPIHHHLGVSGFATHAVVDAASAVSVGNDVPADIAAVLGCAVLTGGGAVLNAAKPSPQDSIMIVGLGGVGMAALITAVAQNVSRIVAVDTMEDKLGLAQELGAHEVYTPQDVTQRGVKATYVIECAGNAKAFETAFAATAPGGTTVTVGLPAPAARSSISPLTITAEARTIVGSYLGSAVPSRDIPRYAQMWREGRLPVEQLISSRIRLDEINDAMDQLADGKAIRQVIMFD
- a CDS encoding NUDIX domain-containing protein, encoding MVWLDAAGKALTDYDRPSVAVDVAVLTVHGDELAVLVVKSERGLALPGTFLHRGETLADAASRALQTKAGIRGLAFHQLGMYDDPSRDDRGWVLSMAHGAAAMRRHLPDDALLVTITGESPSEDLTFDHNIMVSQAVQDIRVRYSNSPDPDRLLGDQFTLLELRRLHEAIFGATLVKDTFRRRFIGALEGTGERATADTGRPAELFRVRR
- a CDS encoding ADP-ribosylglycohydrolase family protein, with protein sequence MVLDDQQLDRALGVLLGTAAGDALGAGYEFTYPAAHTEIRMKGGGTFDWDPGEWTDDTSMAICVTDGLTDGHADLDAIARSFVRWYDSGPPDIGTQTRAVLSGRCRSAREMTDRAASLTGRTGGNGSLMRTAPVALAFLDDPGGCVRTAGAISDLTHYDERAREACQMWSCAIRHAVLTGSPDGVRIYLEQAPASVRAYWGPLLDITENGSPADFPNNGWVVHALQTAWWALTRAACDLPETLEYCVRAGNDTDTTAAIAGGLVGACRGASAIPSEWKSLLHGHPGHTSVDLAATVRRIVGEAAGPTSPNVETGDTARKDKQ